ATGTACATGCCGTGAGCGTGGGGGAAGTAGTGATAGCCCTCAAGTTCCTGCGTGCGTGGCTCTGGGAGCGCGGCGGTTCCGCCGTGCTAGCCACCAGTACGGCTACGGGGCATGCCACGGCCATGAATGCCCAGGTGCCCGGCGTGCGCGTAATTTACTCCCCTTTCGACTTGCTGGGGCTTCCCGGCAGGTGCTTTGACCGCTTTGAACCGGAAGCCATTGTGCTGGTGGAGGCGGAGCTGTGGCCCAATTTTGCGCGCGCGGCCAAGGTGCGCGGCATTCCCATGGCGATGATTAATGCCCGCATGTCCGCCAGATCGGAAAGCCGGTACCGCGCGTTCAAGTGGCTTTCCAAGTATTATTTTTCTTTTCTGGACACCATGGGCGTGCAGGACAAGGGGGATGTGCAGCGGTTTGAGTCCGTGGGGGTCTCTCCGGCCGTCATCCATGTGACCGGAAGCATCAAGTTTGACCAGCAGACGGCGGACCGCCGTGATGGGAATCCCGAGTTTTCCGCCATTCTGGAGAAGTTGAAGCGTGGCAAGCCCGTGGTGCTGGCCGCCAGCACGCATGACGGGGAGGAAGTCCTGATTGCGGAGGCTGCCAGGAAGGCCGGCGGTTTTCCCCTGATTGTTCCTCGGCATGCGGAACGCCGCCATACCGTGGTGAAGGATTTGTCCGCCCGCGGCTGGCAGTGCATTTTGCGGACTGAAGGAGAAATTCCTGAAACCCTCAAGGAGAACGTCTGCTATGTTGTGGATACGACCGGGGAGCTGAAGGATTGGACGGCCTTGGCCGACGTGGCCGTGATCGGCAAGAGTTTCCTGGCGGACGGCGGACAGAATCCGGCAGAAGCCGTTGCCTGCGGCGTGCCCGTGCTGACGGGGCCGCATATGGAGAATTTTGATGCTCTTGTCCAGCTTCTGGAAGGAGTGGACGGCATCACCAGATGCGGGGAGGAACAGTTGCCGGACGTTCTCAAGGAAATGCTGGACAACCCGTTGCTGGCGCATGCGCAGGCTTCGCGCGCCCAAGTGGCTCTGAAAGCCCATTATGGAGCTACGGCCCGCACCATCCGCATGATCTGCATCATGCTCAAGATTCCCGTTTGAGCGGAGGGGCATCCGTCGTTTTTTCGCTGTCCTCTGTAGTTGAATGGAGAGGCAGGGCATAGACTTCCCCCTGCGGCGCGTCCACAATGATGTCAAAGTGCCGGAGGGTATCCACGCCGATTTGGTGTCTGCCGCCGGTTCCCGTCACGACGAATGAAAGGCCTTCCATTTGGAAGTCCGGTCCCATGTGGAGCGTGGAAGGAACACCCAGCTTCATGACGGAATGGCTGCCGCTGCTTCCGTTGATGTCTGACGCCATGACTTTGACATGACTACCGTCCGGGTCCGCCGGCCATTGCTCCACAGGGGCCAGAGAGAGTGTGGAGCCGGAGTCGAGAGCCAGGAGAAACGGCGCGCCGTCCCTGACGCACCGGATGTAGAGGATGCCGGAGTCATGGCGTTCAACGTCCAGCGGTTTCATGTCTTTAAGGGGGAAACGGGAGCGTTCGAGGAATTGCAGGGTGGCGTCCCTGACGGAGAGCAGGAAGGGGCAGAAGCTCAGATAGTTGATGCCCAGGATGCCGTCCACGCGAATTCGGGTGCTTTTTTGAAGAGGGTCCAGGTCCATGGTGCACCCGTAGAAGTTTTTGATCAGAAGGCCGCCGATGGAGAAGGATTCCATGGAAAATACCCGGGGTGCGGTGTGGACATTGGAGCCGGGGGCAATCTGAACTTCCTGCAGAGCCAGATCCGGGAAGTGCTTTTTGATGAATTTGACGTCGAACGTGGTGTGGGAGGCGGCCGTATCCACGATGAGGTTGCACGGGATGCCGTTGATGCGGCATTCCGCAATAAGCAGTTTGCTGTTGGGGTCCCTTGCCAGTTTGACCGGCTCCATGTCAGTCAGGGATGCGGTGGCCCTGTCCGGAAGGGGAGCGGCTTCTTCCGCGAAGGAGAGAGGGAGCAGGGACAGCATCAGGAGGCCTGCGGCGGCAAGTGGCAAGCTGCGTACGGGGAGCATCCCTTACAGGTAAGCGAACACCCGCGGCCTGGCAAGTCAATTTGACGGAGAATCAGTCATGAGCCCGGTGGTTGGGTCTGTGGCGGCGTTCCAGCTCCACGCGGTCTTCGTAGTTGCGGGCCTGGACTTTCCTATCCCTTTTTCCGGCCCTTTCCACGTTCATCTGCCGTTTTTTCTGGCGCTTGGCAAGCTGGGAAATTTCGTTTTCCAGATTCAGGAAGTTCAGGTAGCGTTCCTTGTCCAGGCGCCCCTCTTCCACGGCTTTTCTGATGGCGCATCCGGCGTCCTTGCCGTGGCTACAGTCCGCAAACCTGCATTCATGGGCCAGTTCCGTGAGGTCCGCAAAACTTTCCCGGAGCGTGTGTTCGTCCGTCCACATCTGGATTTCCCTGATGCCCGGATTGTCGATCAGCAGGCCGCCATGCTTGAGAAGTACCAGTTCCCGCGCCACCGTGGTATGGCGTCCTTTGCCGGTGACTTCATTCACTTCCCCCGTCCAGAGCCATTCGTCCCCCAGCAGGGTGTTGACCAGCGTGGATTTTCCCACGCCCGAGGAACCTACGATGGAGATTGTTTTTCCCCGTTCCAGACATTTGCGGAAGTCCTTGATGCCCTTGTTGCGGAGGGCGCTGATGCAGATAATGCCGCATTCCGGGCAGAGTTCCCGGAGGATGTGCGTGGCTTCCTCCACTTCTTTCCTGGAGAAGAGGTCCACTTTGTTGAGCAGGATGAGGGGCATGGCCCCGCTGCGCCGGATGAGCGTGAAGTAGCGCTCCATGCGTCTGGGGTTGAAGTCAGTTCCCGGTTCCGTGACGACGGCCACGATATCCACATTGGCGCCCAGCACCTGTTCCGCACTGCTTTTTCCCGGCGCCTTGCGGGAAAAACAGGTCCGGCGGGGAAGAATGACGCGTATGACGGCTTCATCCTCCGCTTCTCCGGGATCAATCGCCACCCAGTCTCCGACGGCGGGAAGTTCCGCATCCGTGGCGGCGTCATGCCAGAGTTTTCCGCTCACGACCACGTCCATGTCCTCTCCTCCGTCCAGCAGGGCGGTGAAGTTGATTTTCGTTTCCCGGATCAGGCGCCCCGGAATCCAGCCGGGTTTGGCAATGGCGTCAAAGGCGTCTTGAAAGTGGTCGTTCCAGCCTAGGTCCTGAAGAGTAACGGGCATGATGGAGCAGAGGGTTGTTTGAGAGAAGCGGTACGCTGCGGCTGATCGTTTATGATGGCTTAATTCCGGCCGGGTTCAAGCCCGGAAAAGGTATGCCGGTCAGGATGACAGGCCTTTCCCGCGTACAAGGCGGCACGCGCGTTCCACGATCTGGTGGGCGATGTGCGTTTTGGCGGCTTTTTCCAGCAGGTCCGTCCGGTCCGGGTAGATGAGCAGCACTTCGTTTTCCGACGCGTCGAAGCCGATGTCCCGGCGGGAAACGTCATTGGCCACGATCATATCGCATTGCTTGCGCTCCAGCTTGCCGCGCGCATAGGATTCCACGTCGTGGGTTTCCGCCGCAAAGCCGACCAGAATGCCGCGGAAGCCGAATTCCATGCGCATGGAGCCCAGAATGTCTTTGGTGCGCTCCAGCTCCAGAATCATGCGCTCCCCTGTTTTTTTGATCTTGCGGTCCGGTACGGAAACCGGCCTGTAGTCCGCAACGGCGGCGCTGAGGATGGCTATGTCCGCATAGGGTGCTTGGTTCTGTACGGCGTCATACATTTCTTGGGCGGTTTCCACGGGAAGGAAGTCAACGCCGTGCGGAACGTCCAGGGAAGTGGGGCCGGAGATGAGCAGGACGCGGTGGCCGTCGTGGGCCGCCGCCTCCGCCAGACTGTATCCCATTTTGCCGGAAGAACGGTTGGTGATGTATCTTACGGGGTCAATGGCCTCTTTGGTAGGACCGGCCGTGATGAGGAAACGCATGGACGGCATTATGCGGAATCGTAGGGAAAAGTGAAGAGTGATCTTGTTCAGCCGGGCATTATGTTCCGGCTTGACTCCTGTCCGGGATTGGGCGAGTTATGAAGGCGTGATTTATTGGGACAATAACGCCACCACCCCCCTTCTTCCGGAAGTTTACGCCGCCATGGAACCGTTCCTGAAAGAACGGTTTTTCAACCCTTCCGCGGGGTATGCAGAAGCCAGGCGCGTACGGGAGGCGGTGGAGGAAGCCCGCGCCGGAGTGGCGGCCCTGCTGGGAGCGTCTCCGGAGGAAATCGTGTTTACTTCCGGAGGAACGGAGGCCACGAATGCCGCCTTCCGGCAGATGGCCCGTGAAGGAAAGGGCGTGACCGTACTGTCCACGGATCACGATGCTTCCCTGAAAACATCCGTTGCCCTGGGGAACGGGCGCATGTGTTCCGTGGACAGTGAAGGAAGGGCCGTACCGGAAGAATGGGAAGCCCTGTGTGCTGGGGAGGCGGGCGGCGTTTCCTTTGCCTGGGCTAATAACGAGACGGGCGTGCTTCAGGATGCGGCGGCTTTGTGCGCCGGCGCCCGGCGGCATGGTTTGCCCGTGCATCTGGATGCGGTGCAGTGTGCCGGAAAGATTCCCGTGTGCCTGCATGGGATGGATGTGGATTATGCGTCCGTTTCCGCCCATAAATTGCATGGTCCGAAGGGTATAGGATGTCTGTACAGGCGCTCCGGCGTTCCTCTGGAGCCTGCCTTGTTCGGTGGCGGCCAGGAGTACGGGCTGAGGTCCGGCACGGAGAATGTGCCGGGAATCATCGGTTTTGGGGCTGCGGCCCGCGTGGCCCTCCGGCATGTGGAGGAAGCGGGGCGCGTGAGGCGTCTGCGGGACAGTTTTGAGTTTTCCCTAGCGCAGGCCGTGGACGGAGTGACGGTGCATTCCGGTGCCGCGGAGAGGATTCCGAATACGTCCAATCTGGCTTTTTCCGGATGCACGGCCGAGGCCCTGATGCTTTTGCTGGAACCTGCCGGGCTGCTGTGTTCCGCCGGGTCCGCCTGCCATACCGTGCAGCCCATGCCGTCCCATGTGCTGGCGGCCATGGGGCTGTCCGACGGGGAGGTGCGTTCCTCCCTGCGTTTTTCCCTGTCTTTTACCACCACGGAGGAAGAGGTGCGGGAGGCCGTGCGGCTGGTGACGGAGGCTGTCGGGAAGGTGCGCCGCGTCCAGTCTTCCCGCACCGGTCCCGTGTTTGTTTACAGGCCGTGAGCGGGAGAGACAGCCTGATGGGCTTTTATGGCGGCGGATTGGCCGTAAAGGAACAGGGAGCGGCGCTTTGGGCGGATTGTGCGCTTTTCTTTCTTTCTTGCCGCCGTGCACGGTTCGTGCTAGGGTTTACAGACTATGGGAAACAGCAGTTTTCCAGTAGATGCCTATGAATATAGAACATTATCAGAGCAAGGATGAGGAGGCGGTCCTGAATATTTGGCTGAAGGCGTCCGAACAGGCCCATGCGTTTGCCGGGGTGGGTTTCTGGTGCGGTCTGGTGGAAGATATGAGGCAGGTGTATTTGCCGAAGGCGCGGACCTGGATATGCCGTGACGGTGACCGCGTGATGGGGTTTGCCTGCCTGGTGGGAGAGGGGGAGCTGGCCGCCCTGTTTGTGGATCCGGAACGCCAGTGCGAGGGTATAGGGACGGCATTGCTGAATTGGGTCAAGGATCACAGCAAGGGGGTGCTGACCGTAGGCGTTTATGAGGAGAATCCGCGTGCATGGCAGTTTTACAAGCGCAGCGGGTTTGAAGAGATCGGCTCCCGGGAGGATGAACTTACCGGCAGCCGGGAGTACCGTCTGGAGTGGAAGAGGCCCCGCCCGTCATAAGAAAGGGCGGAGGCTCTTGAAGAACCTCCGCCCGAGTTGATTTTTAGGATGCCGGCAGCCGTGTTAGGCGATTTCCACCTTGACGCCGCTCTTTTCAATTTCTTCCACCATTTCCGGAGCAATGGCTTCGTCCGTGATGAGCATGCTCACCAGGTTGGGAGCGACCGTGTAGAATGCCGGGCTGTTTGCGATGCTTGTGGAAGGCATGGCGATGATTACCTTGGCATCCTGGGGGATGACGCTTCTGATGAATTCGGATTGAAGCATGTTTTTGTACCCGGCGCCATGCTTGGGGGAGTAGCAGTCCGGGGTGAGTACCACGAGTTCAATGTTCAGGGATCCGGCCGCATGGGCCGCGTCCTGGCCCACGTAAACCTGGGCTTCACGGTCGAAACGGCCGCCCGTGCAGTAGAAGCTGAGGCTCGGGATGCCTTCCAGCCTGGTCAGAAGGGTGGGGTTGTTGGAGACAATATGCGTGTCTCTGGAGTTGACATGGTTGCAGATCTGGTAACCCATGGTGCTACTGTCAATGAACATGACGACGGAGGTCGGGATGTTCTGAACGGTTTTTTTGGCAATCTGGATGGAGACATGGTCCTGAGTGACAATGTCTTCATGAAGGGATTTGTGAGTGAGCGCCAGTGCGCCGCCGTGAACGCGCTTGAGGAATCCCCTTTTTTCAAGGTTAATTAAATCGTTACGGACCGTTTCATCCGTGACCTTCATCTGCTTGGCCAGGGCAATTGTCCTTGCGGCTCCATGCTCGGCCAGGGTTTTCAGAATAAACTCTTTACGTTGGGATGCTAAGTACATTGGGTTCTGTTTTTCTATATAGAATGTTTACACGTTCTACGTGTTAAGTTGTTTTCTAACAATTTTTCACGGTCTCAGTCAAGCGTTAGAAACATTAACTTTTGACTGTTACTGTGAATAATGCCGATTTTGTAATACTGAGACAGCGTGATAACGATAAATGTACAAAAATATTTACTCAATGCACAAATTAGTTATTATTATGACAGAGATTTGTTAATCGGGTATGGAAATGGAGGCCGGATCGAAGTTGGGGGTGGGAAAGGCAAGCTGGAGATGCCGGAGCTTTTCCACGATCAGGCGTGCAACGACAAGGTTTCTGTACCATTTCCGGTCCCCGGGGATAATGTACCAGGGGGCTTCCGGAGTGGATGTTTTTTCAATGAGGTCCTGGTAGGCGGTTTGGAATTCATCCCAGCGGTTGCGGTCATCAAGGTCATCCATGCAGAATTTCCAAAGCTTGTCCGGATCCTGAAGCCGTGATTCCAGACGCTTTTTCTGTTCCTCTTTGGAGATATTCAGGAAGAGTTTGATAATGGTAGTGCCTTCTTCCGCGAGCATGGACTCAAAGTCCAGCACGTGCTTGTAGCGGCGCTTCCAGACGGGGTCCGGGAAGATTTTTTTTACACGCACGGCGATGATGTCTTCATAATGGGAGCGGTTGAAGATGGCAATCTGGCCTTTGGTCGGAACTTCCTTGTGCACGCGCCAGAGGAAGTCATGGTCCAGTTCCTCCGGAGTGGGTTTTTTAAAGGGCACGACATGGAGCCCCTGCGGGTCCACGCGGGAGAAGACGTGCTTGACGCAGCCGTCCTTGCCGCCGGCGTCCATGGCCTGGAGAATGACGAGTATTTTGTGCTTGTGCTGGGCAAAGAGTTTTTTCTGCAGTTCCTGCAGTTCTTCCCTCAGCTTGTCGAATTCGACCAGGGATTCTTCCTTGGTTCCGGAGAAGAGGGATTTGTCATCCGTGGGGTAGTCCTTTAAACGCAGTTTTTTGCCCGGAGGCACCAGGTAACGGTTCATCGTATAAGAAGTTAGTGTTGAAGAGTGAG
This genomic stretch from Akkermansia biwaensis harbors:
- a CDS encoding retropepsin-like aspartic protease produces the protein MPLAAAGLLMLSLLPLSFAEEAAPLPDRATASLTDMEPVKLARDPNSKLLIAECRINGIPCNLIVDTAASHTTFDVKFIKKHFPDLALQEVQIAPGSNVHTAPRVFSMESFSIGGLLIKNFYGCTMDLDPLQKSTRIRVDGILGINYLSFCPFLLSVRDATLQFLERSRFPLKDMKPLDVERHDSGILYIRCVRDGAPFLLALDSGSTLSLAPVEQWPADPDGSHVKVMASDINGSSGSHSVMKLGVPSTLHMGPDFQMEGLSFVVTGTGGRHQIGVDTLRHFDIIVDAPQGEVYALPLHSTTEDSEKTTDAPPLKRES
- a CDS encoding 3-deoxy-D-manno-octulosonic acid transferase, with the translated sequence MKALLLSCCYNILYTIGWLVTLPSYLLKQKRRGGFGTGLMERFGLYRVSYNREPKGVLYVHAVSVGEVVIALKFLRAWLWERGGSAVLATSTATGHATAMNAQVPGVRVIYSPFDLLGLPGRCFDRFEPEAIVLVEAELWPNFARAAKVRGIPMAMINARMSARSESRYRAFKWLSKYYFSFLDTMGVQDKGDVQRFESVGVSPAVIHVTGSIKFDQQTADRRDGNPEFSAILEKLKRGKPVVLAASTHDGEEVLIAEAARKAGGFPLIVPRHAERRHTVVKDLSARGWQCILRTEGEIPETLKENVCYVVDTTGELKDWTALADVAVIGKSFLADGGQNPAEAVACGVPVLTGPHMENFDALVQLLEGVDGITRCGEEQLPDVLKEMLDNPLLAHAQASRAQVALKAHYGATARTIRMICIMLKIPV
- the rsgA gene encoding ribosome small subunit-dependent GTPase A, with product MPVTLQDLGWNDHFQDAFDAIAKPGWIPGRLIRETKINFTALLDGGEDMDVVVSGKLWHDAATDAELPAVGDWVAIDPGEAEDEAVIRVILPRRTCFSRKAPGKSSAEQVLGANVDIVAVVTEPGTDFNPRRMERYFTLIRRSGAMPLILLNKVDLFSRKEVEEATHILRELCPECGIICISALRNKGIKDFRKCLERGKTISIVGSSGVGKSTLVNTLLGDEWLWTGEVNEVTGKGRHTTVARELVLLKHGGLLIDNPGIREIQMWTDEHTLRESFADLTELAHECRFADCSHGKDAGCAIRKAVEEGRLDKERYLNFLNLENEISQLAKRQKKRQMNVERAGKRDRKVQARNYEDRVELERRHRPNHRAHD
- a CDS encoding GNAT family N-acetyltransferase produces the protein MNIEHYQSKDEEAVLNIWLKASEQAHAFAGVGFWCGLVEDMRQVYLPKARTWICRDGDRVMGFACLVGEGELAALFVDPERQCEGIGTALLNWVKDHSKGVLTVGVYEENPRAWQFYKRSGFEEIGSREDELTGSREYRLEWKRPRPS
- a CDS encoding PPK2 family polyphosphate kinase — translated: MDTPSPARAWRINAAAIIMDADGYILLGKDHGRNPYWHFPQGGVIKNESIERALAREVWEEVGLRPSDYNIVARLPGLRYKYPANHRKITRWVGQEQTYFLVRCKTSRPKTDLHRSPEFAKTKWVLLQDIKLEMFPKFKRKVIKDALTQFFGKPPAANRPSAEKRVVRAAHSSTLTSYTMNRYLVPPGKKLRLKDYPTDDKSLFSGTKEESLVEFDKLREELQELQKKLFAQHKHKILVILQAMDAGGKDGCVKHVFSRVDPQGLHVVPFKKPTPEELDHDFLWRVHKEVPTKGQIAIFNRSHYEDIIAVRVKKIFPDPVWKRRYKHVLDFESMLAEEGTTIIKLFLNISKEEQKKRLESRLQDPDKLWKFCMDDLDDRNRWDEFQTAYQDLIEKTSTPEAPWYIIPGDRKWYRNLVVARLIVEKLRHLQLAFPTPNFDPASISIPD
- a CDS encoding phosphopantothenoylcysteine decarboxylase, which encodes MRFLITAGPTKEAIDPVRYITNRSSGKMGYSLAEAAAHDGHRVLLISGPTSLDVPHGVDFLPVETAQEMYDAVQNQAPYADIAILSAAVADYRPVSVPDRKIKKTGERMILELERTKDILGSMRMEFGFRGILVGFAAETHDVESYARGKLERKQCDMIVANDVSRRDIGFDASENEVLLIYPDRTDLLEKAAKTHIAHQIVERACRLVRGKGLSS
- a CDS encoding cysteine desulfurase family protein; this encodes MIYWDNNATTPLLPEVYAAMEPFLKERFFNPSAGYAEARRVREAVEEARAGVAALLGASPEEIVFTSGGTEATNAAFRQMAREGKGVTVLSTDHDASLKTSVALGNGRMCSVDSEGRAVPEEWEALCAGEAGGVSFAWANNETGVLQDAAALCAGARRHGLPVHLDAVQCAGKIPVCLHGMDVDYASVSAHKLHGPKGIGCLYRRSGVPLEPALFGGGQEYGLRSGTENVPGIIGFGAAARVALRHVEEAGRVRRLRDSFEFSLAQAVDGVTVHSGAAERIPNTSNLAFSGCTAEALMLLLEPAGLLCSAGSACHTVQPMPSHVLAAMGLSDGEVRSSLRFSLSFTTTEEEVREAVRLVTEAVGKVRRVQSSRTGPVFVYRP
- a CDS encoding DeoR/GlpR family DNA-binding transcription regulator; amino-acid sequence: MYLASQRKEFILKTLAEHGAARTIALAKQMKVTDETVRNDLINLEKRGFLKRVHGGALALTHKSLHEDIVTQDHVSIQIAKKTVQNIPTSVVMFIDSSTMGYQICNHVNSRDTHIVSNNPTLLTRLEGIPSLSFYCTGGRFDREAQVYVGQDAAHAAGSLNIELVVLTPDCYSPKHGAGYKNMLQSEFIRSVIPQDAKVIIAMPSTSIANSPAFYTVAPNLVSMLITDEAIAPEMVEEIEKSGVKVEIA